The DNA sequence TCATCGGCAATCTGCGAAATGAAGTGGATCATCTCAGCTGCGATCATCACAGCATTCACCCCTTCATTGGTGGCACTCGAATGCGCCTCGAGTCCACGGACCGTCGTTGTAAAGGCGTCGATGCTCTTATGTGCATTAACAACCAACATATCCGTGGGTTCTCCCACAATTACGATCTGCGGGCGGGGTAGGTGTCGCACCGCCTCATCAATCAGGGGTCGTACCCCCAAACAGCCAATCTCTTCGTCATAGGAAAGCGCAAAGTGGATCGGCACAGACAGGCCGCGTTCAAGAAAGTCCGGAACCAGGGCAAGGGCGATGGCGAAAAAACTTTTCATGTCGCATGTGCCTCTCCCATAGAGGCGGTTATCGGCTTCACGGAGGGTAAATGGGTCTGTCGTCCAGTCCTGCCCATCGACCGGCACAACGTCCGTGTGACCCGACAAAACGATCCCACCCTCTATATCGGCAGGACCGAGCGTCGCCAGAAGGTTGGCTTTAGTGCCCTCCTCATTTTCAACACGGGAATGGGGCACGCCCCAACTGTCCAGATAGTCTTCGAGAAAGGCAATGAGGTTGAGGTTTGAATGACGGCTTACTGTGTCAAAGCTGATGAGCTTCGCGATCATTTCTTTTGGTGTGTATCGCGTGCCCATTGCAAGGAGCCTCTCTCTTAGCCGCGCCAGAATGTAGGCGTTAAGATGACCAGTACGGTGAAGATTTCAAGGCGTCCGATCAGCATCGTGAAGGACAAAGTCCATTTTGCAAGGTCAGGTAAGGTGGAGAAATTGCCCGACGGGCCCACCACTGGACCAAGCCCTGGCCCCACATTTGCGATGGCGGTACCGGCAGACGACACAGCGGTGACAAGATCAAGGCCCATGAGCGTGAGCGCCATAGCGACGACGCCGAAGGTCGAAGCGAACAGAAATATGAAGCTCATCACAGAGGCTGTCACACTGTCCTGGATGGGTTTGCCATTATAGTGCGGGACAAAGACTCCATGTGGGTGAATGAGGCGCTTCACCTGTACAGCGGCAGCTTCATAAACAACCTGGAATCGGAATATTTTGATGCCGCAGGAAGTGGATCCCGCACAGCCGCCGATAAACATGATGAAGAAAAACAGCGTCGTCGCAAATGGGCCCCAGAGCGAATAGTCCTGGGTAGCGTAGCCGGTCCCCGTCATGATCGAAATGACGTTGAACGCCGCATAGCGCAGGTCCGTCAGCGCGTCTGGCTCCACGAGGGTTGCTTTGTCATAAAACGTCATCAAAGCGACGAAAAGGATCAACACCCCAAAGAACACCTGTACCTGGGTATCTTTCCAAAGTGTCTGCGGGCGGCCTCTGATGGCCTGCAAATACAGCGCGAAGGGCAGACTGCCGATGATCATGGCGCCTATGATGATCCAGTCGATTTGAGCGCTGGCGAAAAATCCAACAGAGTCATCTTTCGTTGAGAAGCCGCCTGTCGCAATCGAGGTCATCGCATGGTTGATGGCATCAAATGCGGGCATATCGGCAACCCACAAAAGAAGAGCTGTGAGCCCGGTTGCAAACGCATAGAAGGAGACAAGGGAAACCGCGAGCTGCGCCGCGCTCGGGAGTACTTTCTCCGCCGTGTCAAAAGCCTCCACCTTAAAGAGCTGCATCCCACCAATTTGTAGGATCGGCAGGATGGCGATG is a window from the Rhodobiaceae bacterium genome containing:
- the argE gene encoding acetylornithine deacetylase, coding for MGTRYTPKEMIAKLISFDTVSRHSNLNLIAFLEDYLDSWGVPHSRVENEEGTKANLLATLGPADIEGGIVLSGHTDVVPVDGQDWTTDPFTLREADNRLYGRGTCDMKSFFAIALALVPDFLERGLSVPIHFALSYDEEIGCLGVRPLIDEAVRHLPRPQIVIVGEPTDMLVVNAHKSIDAFTTTVRGLEAHSSATNEGVNAVMIAAEMIHFISQIADEMKLKGDPTGRFEPPYTSVHVGMIHGGTALNIIPKECSFEWEFRALPGQDPQEIIGKVNRFAETVLLPKMHAVFPDASIETAPGAHVPPLTPEDGSPGETLVLKLAEQNATHAVSYGTEAGLFQLADIPTVICGPGNILQAHKPDEFVLLSQVDACERFMRRLMDHIAA
- the trkI gene encoding Trk system potassium uptake protein TrkI, which gives rise to MFLPALADVAVGNDDWVVFASSAMLTLFTGVSFALMTWGHAGSLSIREAFVLVVAAWTILPAFAALPFAFSGLELSYADAFFEAMSGLTTTGSTVITGLDTAPPGILLWRSLLQWLGGLGIIVMAIAILPILQIGGMQLFKVEAFDTAEKVLPSAAQLAVSLVSFYAFATGLTALLLWVADMPAFDAINHAMTSIATGGFSTKDDSVGFFASAQIDWIIIGAMIIGSLPFALYLQAIRGRPQTLWKDTQVQVFFGVLILFVALMTFYDKATLVEPDALTDLRYAAFNVISIMTGTGYATQDYSLWGPFATTLFFFIMFIGGCAGSTSCGIKIFRFQVVYEAAAVQVKRLIHPHGVFVPHYNGKPIQDSVTASVMSFIFLFASTFGVVAMALTLMGLDLVTAVSSAGTAIANVGPGLGPVVGPSGNFSTLPDLAKWTLSFTMLIGRLEIFTVLVILTPTFWRG